A stretch of Imperialibacter roseus DNA encodes these proteins:
- a CDS encoding ABC transporter ATP-binding protein: MENAKTVIKTVGLKKFYYTDEIETTALAGVNLEVRESEFVAIMGPSGCGKSTLLNIIGLLDNPSEGDFHFMGQEISKHSERQRADLRKANIGFVFQSFNLIDELTVYENIELPLIYLKYSAAERKKRVEEVMESMKIMHRKNHFPQQLSGGQQQRVAISRAVVAKPKLILADEPTGNLDSANGQEVMNLLSDLNEGGTTVIMVTHSPIDAEYAHRIIHLFDGQIVSENINAKDKAMV; encoded by the coding sequence ATGGAAAATGCTAAAACTGTCATTAAAACGGTAGGACTGAAAAAGTTCTACTACACAGATGAGATTGAAACAACTGCCTTAGCTGGAGTTAATCTTGAAGTACGTGAGAGCGAATTTGTAGCTATCATGGGCCCGTCTGGTTGCGGTAAGTCAACTTTGCTTAACATCATTGGCCTGCTTGACAACCCGTCTGAAGGTGATTTCCACTTCATGGGTCAGGAGATTTCGAAGCACTCGGAACGCCAGAGAGCAGATTTGAGAAAAGCTAATATTGGATTTGTGTTCCAAAGCTTCAACCTGATCGACGAACTCACAGTGTATGAAAACATTGAACTTCCGCTTATTTACCTAAAATATTCTGCAGCTGAGCGCAAGAAGAGGGTAGAAGAAGTAATGGAGTCGATGAAGATCATGCACAGAAAGAACCACTTCCCTCAGCAGCTTTCAGGTGGTCAGCAGCAGCGTGTGGCGATTTCGAGAGCAGTGGTAGCAAAACCTAAGCTGATTCTTGCGGATGAGCCTACTGGAAACCTTGACTCTGCCAATGGCCAGGAAGTTATGAACTTGCTGAGCGATTTGAACGAGGGAGGAACTACAGTAATTATGGTGACTCACTCTCCTATAGACGCAGAATATGCTCACAGAATCATTCACTTGTTCGATGGTCAGATCGTTTCTGAAAACATCAATGCCAAGGACAAAGCAATGGTATAA
- a CDS encoding efflux RND transporter periplasmic adaptor subunit: MDRVIKKKTFTLKKVAIYGLSGAFVLFVIYSFVFADRSSKLNVSVDKINVAEVQNGEFREFIPVDGQVMPIKTIRLDAIEGGIIEKKYYEGGIQVEKGDTILKLTNNNLLQSFIREETQAFILMNQLQNTRLQMQQSLFQLQRTLITLDYQIAQAKDLYERSEQLFKEKVISEQEFLRAKLDYERLIKTRVVEVKSQKVDSLNAENTINNSQALLQRTNNNLNMIRQNLENLYIRAPISGRLSTVNGEVGESISPGQNIGQIDDTNGFKVRAQIDEHYLARIYEGLKGTFDFAGGTYELTIMKNYGEVRNGLFEVDMYFEGDVPDGIRRGQTLQIRLQLSENIQAIQIPRGSFYQTTGGNWIFVVDASGDFATRRNIRLGRQNPRFYEVLEGLQPGEKVVVSSYEGYQDKDRLVFK, encoded by the coding sequence ATGGATCGTGTAATTAAAAAGAAAACGTTTACTCTCAAGAAAGTCGCCATTTATGGGCTTAGTGGCGCATTTGTACTTTTCGTTATTTACAGTTTTGTTTTTGCAGACCGAAGCTCCAAGCTCAATGTGTCTGTTGATAAAATAAACGTGGCTGAAGTACAGAACGGAGAATTCAGGGAGTTTATCCCTGTCGATGGGCAGGTCATGCCTATCAAGACTATCCGATTGGATGCGATAGAGGGTGGTATTATTGAGAAGAAATATTACGAAGGTGGTATTCAGGTAGAAAAGGGTGATACTATTTTAAAGCTGACCAACAATAATTTGTTGCAAAGCTTCATAAGGGAGGAAACTCAGGCGTTCATCTTGATGAACCAGCTACAAAACACGAGGTTGCAGATGCAGCAGAGTCTGTTTCAGCTGCAGCGCACGCTGATTACGCTCGACTACCAGATTGCTCAGGCAAAGGATCTTTATGAGAGAAGCGAGCAGCTTTTTAAGGAGAAAGTAATCTCTGAACAAGAGTTTTTGAGAGCTAAGCTTGACTATGAAAGGCTGATTAAAACAAGGGTTGTTGAAGTTAAGTCTCAGAAGGTAGACTCTTTGAACGCTGAAAACACTATCAACAACTCCCAGGCATTGCTGCAGAGAACAAACAACAACCTTAACATGATTCGCCAGAACCTGGAGAATTTGTACATAAGGGCCCCAATTTCGGGCCGTTTGTCAACTGTGAATGGTGAAGTGGGTGAGTCAATTTCTCCAGGTCAAAACATCGGCCAGATTGATGACACGAATGGGTTTAAGGTAAGGGCGCAAATTGATGAGCACTACCTGGCCAGAATATACGAAGGGCTGAAAGGCACATTCGACTTTGCGGGAGGGACTTATGAGCTCACAATCATGAAGAACTACGGCGAAGTAAGAAATGGTCTGTTTGAGGTGGATATGTATTTTGAAGGAGACGTGCCGGACGGCATAAGAAGAGGACAAACCCTTCAGATTCGCTTGCAGCTAAGCGAGAATATTCAGGCAATACAGATTCCAAGAGGAAGTTTTTATCAGACCACAGGTGGCAATTGGATATTTGTAGTGGATGCGAGCGGCGATTTTGCGACACGCAGGAACATTAGATTGGGACGTCAGAACCCACGGTTTTACGAGGTGTTAGAAGGCTTGCAACCAGGAGAGAAAGTTGTTGTCTCTTCCTACGAGGGTTATCAGGATAAGGATCGATTAGTTTTTAAATAA
- a CDS encoding FKBP-type peptidyl-prolyl cis-trans isomerase, whose amino-acid sequence MSVAKNGHPVKVHYTGKLEDGSVFDSSEGRDPLAFTLGQGQMIPGFEQAVLGMALGEVREANIPSKEAYGERSDELLVEVPIAQVPADIKPEIGMQLAINDGDKSRPVVVTAVEPDKIVLDANHPLAGKDLTFQIELVEIG is encoded by the coding sequence ATGTCAGTAGCAAAAAATGGACATCCGGTAAAAGTACATTATACAGGAAAGTTGGAAGACGGGTCGGTATTCGACTCTTCGGAAGGTCGTGATCCTCTTGCCTTCACTTTAGGACAGGGCCAAATGATCCCAGGTTTTGAACAAGCCGTGCTCGGAATGGCTCTTGGTGAAGTAAGGGAAGCAAACATCCCCAGCAAAGAAGCCTATGGTGAAAGGAGCGACGAGCTTTTGGTGGAAGTTCCAATAGCCCAGGTGCCTGCTGACATAAAGCCGGAAATTGGAATGCAACTCGCTATCAACGATGGAGATAAATCACGGCCCGTGGTTGTTACCGCCGTTGAGCCAGACAAAATTGTGTTGGATGCAAACCACCCTCTGGCTGGCAAAGACCTTACTTTTCAAATAGAGTTGGTCGAGATAGGCTGA
- a CDS encoding sigma-54-dependent transcriptional regulator, giving the protein MESDKELGKILIIDDDEDVLLAAKMLLRKHAENVIIEKNPKKIPFLLNNDTYDVILLDMNFSKDITSGKEGFYWLEQILEREPTAVVILITAFGDVEMAVKALKEGATDFVLKPWQNEKLIATLSSAAKLKKSRNEVTQLKQAKQALEEGINQPFKDIIGESDAIKQVFNIIDKVAQTDANVLILGENGTGKELIARALHQKSLRKDKVFIGVDMGAITETLFESELFGHKKGAFTDAKDDRAGRFEAANGGSLFLDEIGNLSMQLQSKLLTVLQKREVVRLGTNKSIPVDIRLISATNMPIYEMVEESTFRQDLLYRINTVEIHLPSLRERMDDIPLLCDHFIKMYCGKYRKPIKKMSPIALKKLQKYQWPGNIRELQHALERAIIMSDSNMLSPDDFFFLNQKAESKAESEPETFNLDDVEKSVIQKAINRHGGNISKAAKELGLTRASLYRRMEKHGL; this is encoded by the coding sequence ATGGAATCAGATAAAGAACTTGGAAAGATATTAATCATTGATGACGACGAAGATGTGCTGCTTGCAGCCAAAATGCTGCTCAGGAAGCATGCGGAAAACGTGATCATAGAAAAAAACCCAAAGAAAATACCGTTTCTGCTCAACAACGACACCTACGACGTGATCCTTCTGGATATGAATTTCAGCAAGGACATAACCAGTGGAAAAGAAGGCTTTTATTGGCTGGAGCAAATACTTGAACGGGAGCCAACGGCGGTGGTCATTCTTATCACTGCTTTTGGCGACGTAGAAATGGCTGTGAAGGCACTTAAGGAAGGGGCTACTGATTTTGTGTTGAAGCCATGGCAAAATGAGAAGCTGATTGCTACGCTTTCTTCGGCAGCAAAGCTGAAAAAATCAAGAAATGAGGTTACGCAGCTAAAACAGGCAAAGCAGGCGCTCGAAGAAGGAATCAATCAGCCTTTTAAGGACATTATCGGGGAAAGCGATGCGATCAAGCAGGTATTTAACATCATTGACAAAGTGGCCCAAACGGATGCCAATGTCCTTATCCTCGGCGAGAACGGAACGGGGAAAGAGCTTATAGCCCGGGCACTCCACCAAAAGTCGCTGAGAAAAGACAAGGTGTTTATCGGGGTTGACATGGGCGCCATTACGGAAACACTGTTTGAAAGCGAGCTTTTTGGCCATAAAAAAGGTGCTTTCACCGATGCCAAAGACGACAGGGCAGGGAGGTTTGAGGCTGCGAACGGAGGCTCGTTATTTCTGGATGAAATTGGAAACCTGAGTATGCAGCTTCAGAGCAAGCTGCTGACTGTGCTGCAAAAAAGAGAGGTAGTTCGGCTGGGCACCAACAAGTCCATTCCTGTGGACATCCGCCTGATTAGCGCCACAAATATGCCTATTTACGAAATGGTGGAAGAGAGCACGTTTCGTCAAGATCTGCTTTATCGGATCAATACTGTTGAAATACACCTCCCGTCGCTAAGAGAAAGAATGGACGATATTCCGCTGCTTTGCGACCACTTTATCAAGATGTATTGCGGCAAGTACCGAAAGCCAATCAAAAAAATGTCGCCGATCGCACTCAAGAAGCTGCAGAAATACCAGTGGCCGGGTAATATCAGGGAGCTGCAACATGCCCTGGAAAGAGCCATTATTATGAGCGACTCCAATATGCTGTCGCCTGACGATTTTTTCTTTTTGAATCAGAAGGCCGAGAGCAAAGCAGAAAGTGAGCCCGAAACGTTCAATTTGGACGATGTAGAAAAGTCGGTGATTCAAAAGGCCATTAACCGGCACGGAGGGAATATTTCAAAGGCAGCCAAGGAACTTGGATTAACAAGGGCTTCCCTTTACAGAAGAATGGAGAAGCATGGCCTTTAA
- a CDS encoding sensor histidine kinase, protein MAFKSFKAALIIRVVLLIGSIFLLTHLYYNDSYDLTKALVIGMIGYQVYALFHYLDKSNREIANFLSSIQYDDFSNTYTYRNTGGSIDLLYEQFNNVMKKFRDIRAEKEAQYTYYKTIVQHVGIGIITFDKHGEIQMLNTAAKNLLQIGQIKNISNLKSISQVLVDGFFMLKTGGRDLIKIERNGEEVQLAIYAIELTMRGEEFKLISLQNIKSELEEKEMEAWQNLIRVLTHEIMNSVTPISSLAGTVESELGHQLKNGDDVNRITNEEIQDLYLAVQTIHRRSDSLIKFVSDFRNLTRLTMPKLAQTKVRDLLDHVLMLLKYEIERGEIKLTYKVEPKNLEVLVDKEQIEQVLINLVKNAIQALEENDEMDKEKLLIISANGLENNSVSISITDNGPGIEEDALKKIFIPFFTTKKSGSGIGLSLSKQIMRQHKGSISVKSVINQGTEFVLRFS, encoded by the coding sequence ATGGCCTTTAAGAGCTTCAAAGCTGCTTTGATTATTAGGGTTGTGCTGCTGATTGGCTCAATCTTCCTGCTTACACACTTGTATTACAACGATTCCTATGACCTGACCAAAGCGTTGGTTATCGGAATGATTGGCTATCAGGTATATGCCCTTTTCCACTACCTGGACAAGTCAAACAGGGAGATTGCCAACTTTCTCAGCTCCATTCAATACGACGACTTCTCCAACACCTATACATACAGAAACACCGGTGGGTCCATTGACTTGCTTTATGAGCAATTCAATAATGTAATGAAAAAATTCAGGGACATCAGAGCCGAAAAGGAAGCGCAGTACACTTATTACAAAACCATCGTTCAGCACGTGGGCATTGGCATCATCACGTTTGATAAGCATGGCGAAATTCAGATGCTCAATACCGCCGCCAAAAACCTGCTCCAGATTGGGCAAATAAAAAATATTTCGAACCTGAAAAGCATTAGCCAGGTACTTGTTGATGGGTTTTTTATGCTAAAAACAGGTGGCAGAGACCTGATAAAAATCGAGCGCAATGGGGAGGAAGTGCAGTTGGCCATTTATGCCATAGAGCTGACCATGCGGGGCGAGGAGTTCAAGCTTATTTCGCTTCAGAACATCAAAAGTGAGTTGGAAGAAAAGGAAATGGAGGCCTGGCAGAACCTGATCAGGGTACTGACGCACGAGATTATGAACAGCGTAACACCCATTTCCTCGCTTGCGGGCACGGTAGAGTCGGAGCTTGGCCACCAGCTGAAAAATGGTGATGACGTGAACAGGATCACCAATGAAGAAATTCAGGACTTATACCTGGCTGTGCAAACTATTCACCGCAGAAGTGACAGCTTGATTAAGTTCGTTTCTGATTTCAGAAACCTGACGAGGCTCACCATGCCCAAGCTGGCCCAAACCAAGGTGCGTGACCTACTCGACCATGTGCTCATGCTTTTAAAATATGAAATAGAGCGGGGAGAAATAAAACTCACTTACAAGGTAGAGCCCAAGAATCTTGAAGTACTGGTGGACAAAGAACAAATTGAGCAGGTATTGATCAACCTGGTGAAAAATGCTATTCAAGCGCTGGAGGAAAACGATGAAATGGACAAGGAAAAACTTTTGATCATTTCGGCCAACGGACTTGAAAATAACAGCGTGTCAATTTCCATTACCGACAATGGTCCTGGCATTGAAGAAGATGCGCTCAAAAAGATTTTTATCCCCTTCTTTACTACCAAAAAAAGTGGCTCGGGCATTGGTTTAAGTTTGTCGAAACAGATCATGAGGCAGCACAAGGGGTCGATCTCAGTGAAGTCTGTCATCAACCAGGGCACTGAGTTTGTGCTGAGGTTTAGCTAA
- the acpP gene encoding acyl carrier protein, with product MGSTLETVRSILADKLACPLSKVTPDASFYKDLGIDSLDYAELVMELEREFDITIPSSEASRITTVNQVIDYINRRIKACKGLSNY from the coding sequence ATGGGAAGCACACTGGAGACCGTACGTTCTATTTTAGCTGACAAGCTGGCCTGCCCATTGTCGAAAGTAACGCCTGATGCGTCTTTCTACAAAGACCTCGGGATAGACTCACTGGACTATGCGGAGTTGGTAATGGAACTGGAAAGAGAGTTTGATATTACCATTCCCAGTTCAGAAGCCTCAAGAATTACTACCGTTAACCAGGTAATTGACTATATCAACCGCCGGATCAAGGCCTGCAAAGGGCTCTCAAATTATTGA
- a CDS encoding UDP-2,3-diacylglucosamine diphosphatase → MRKGGSVKDYYKTIVLSDIHLGRRGSRHKDVISFLKQSICENLILNGDIVDRFSYNKPELWKKRHWRFIKALSQKVAEHNTTIAFIKGNSDELPNDLLPLEIGALKLVDRVEYESNGKKFLVVHGDIFDTYKGQFRWLASLGKKTHGLLFWFHHQVHKLRAAVGVRNMPFSEKVNSRLPIASRFIEIYEQSLCQFAKNGGYDGIICGHLHIPAIKTINGMVYMNSGDWLSSGSALVEYPNGEWKHVFYTESQRALYEELENEEKGLNYLNIYPSLRGGFLNL, encoded by the coding sequence TTGAGGAAAGGTGGGAGTGTGAAGGATTATTATAAAACCATTGTTCTGTCTGATATTCACCTGGGGCGCAGAGGCTCCAGACACAAAGATGTGATCAGTTTTTTAAAACAGAGCATTTGTGAGAACCTGATTTTAAACGGCGACATTGTTGACCGGTTTAGTTACAATAAACCAGAGCTTTGGAAAAAAAGACACTGGAGGTTTATAAAAGCACTTTCTCAAAAGGTAGCCGAGCATAACACCACCATCGCATTTATTAAAGGCAATAGCGACGAGCTGCCGAACGACCTACTTCCACTCGAAATAGGAGCACTGAAACTGGTGGATAGAGTGGAGTACGAGTCAAATGGCAAGAAATTTCTTGTCGTTCACGGCGACATTTTCGACACCTATAAGGGGCAATTCAGGTGGCTTGCCAGCCTTGGCAAAAAAACCCATGGCCTGCTCTTTTGGTTTCACCATCAGGTGCACAAGCTAAGAGCTGCGGTTGGTGTAAGGAATATGCCCTTCTCTGAAAAGGTGAATAGCAGATTGCCAATAGCGAGTCGGTTTATCGAAATTTACGAGCAATCGCTTTGTCAGTTCGCTAAAAATGGAGGCTACGATGGTATTATTTGTGGGCATTTGCATATTCCAGCTATTAAGACCATCAATGGGATGGTATATATGAATTCAGGCGACTGGCTTTCATCCGGATCTGCCCTGGTTGAATATCCCAACGGCGAATGGAAACATGTGTTCTACACCGAATCTCAAAGAGCTTTGTATGAGGAACTGGAAAATGAAGAAAAAGGCTTGAATTACTTAAACATTTATCCTTCTTTGAGGGGTGGATTTCTAAATCTGTAA
- a CDS encoding glycosyltransferase family protein, whose protein sequence is MPTSPKRFLFIVQGEGRGHMTQAISLFEMLTAAGQEVVHVVVGRSSRREMPSFFQNRITCPLTGISSPNFVADKNNKSVKIGPTITHNLVHFSNYVQSLKMLNNIVKETKPDVIINFYDFLGGLYNGLYKPKAEYICIGHQYLAYHNHFPFPNKQGFNKNLLLNNNKLTAWGAKKLLALSFAAYPEDKKSGVVVVPPLLRKEVMKLEPTEGDFILTYMVNDGYSKEIESWHAGNPSVKVQSFWDKKGMPNPHRVDDTLTFHQLSDTMFLQLMSQCKAYVSTAGFESICEAMYLGKPVMMVPVQGHYEQACNALDAVQAGAGVSSESFNLTKVIDYLPNHQPIVGKFREWTDRCEELILQELLG, encoded by the coding sequence ATGCCAACCAGTCCAAAAAGATTTCTTTTTATTGTCCAGGGTGAAGGGCGTGGTCATATGACGCAGGCCATTTCATTGTTTGAAATGCTAACGGCTGCCGGCCAAGAAGTTGTGCATGTAGTAGTTGGGAGAAGCTCCCGGCGAGAAATGCCTTCTTTTTTTCAAAACAGAATTACCTGCCCACTCACCGGTATCTCCAGTCCAAATTTTGTAGCAGACAAAAACAACAAATCGGTAAAAATAGGCCCTACAATCACTCATAACCTGGTCCATTTTTCGAACTATGTGCAGAGCCTAAAAATGCTTAACAACATAGTTAAAGAGACAAAGCCGGACGTAATTATTAACTTCTACGATTTCCTTGGTGGCCTATATAATGGACTTTACAAGCCAAAGGCCGAATACATATGCATTGGCCATCAATATCTGGCTTATCACAATCACTTTCCGTTCCCAAATAAACAAGGCTTTAACAAGAACTTGTTGCTTAACAACAACAAGCTGACCGCCTGGGGGGCTAAAAAGCTCCTGGCTTTGTCATTTGCTGCCTACCCTGAAGACAAAAAAAGTGGTGTGGTGGTAGTTCCGCCGTTGCTCAGGAAAGAAGTGATGAAGCTTGAACCGACGGAAGGCGACTTCATTCTCACCTATATGGTAAATGATGGATACAGCAAAGAAATAGAGTCATGGCATGCCGGCAACCCGTCGGTAAAGGTTCAATCGTTTTGGGACAAAAAAGGAATGCCAAATCCTCATCGTGTAGACGACACGCTCACTTTCCATCAGTTGAGCGACACCATGTTTCTCCAGCTTATGAGCCAGTGCAAAGCATATGTGAGCACGGCAGGTTTCGAGTCTATTTGCGAGGCCATGTACCTTGGAAAGCCCGTGATGATGGTGCCTGTGCAGGGCCATTATGAGCAGGCCTGCAATGCACTGGATGCTGTTCAGGCGGGGGCTGGCGTCAGTTCGGAGTCGTTTAACCTCACGAAGGTCATCGACTATCTACCTAATCATCAACCGATAGTGGGCAAGTTCAGAGAGTGGACGGATCGTTGTGAAGAGCTTATTTTACAGGAGCTGCTGGGCTAG
- a CDS encoding phosphoribosyltransferase family protein: MPKDQQTAGRRNMILDKPQVLQKLRRMAFEIVEFNLDEKEIVLVGIYDKGFEIAKKLLAEMEGIAKMKLSLVRLDINKDDPSADEIKLNCPPESLKNKCVVLVDDVLNSGRTMAYGMSVLLNAEIKRLETATLVDRSHKRFPISANYKGFELSTTIDEHVEVVLGKGMGVYLY, encoded by the coding sequence ATGCCTAAGGATCAGCAGACGGCCGGCCGCCGTAACATGATATTGGACAAGCCTCAAGTGCTTCAAAAGCTTCGAAGAATGGCTTTTGAGATTGTTGAGTTCAATCTTGACGAAAAAGAAATAGTGCTTGTTGGCATATATGACAAGGGGTTTGAGATTGCCAAAAAGCTGCTTGCGGAAATGGAAGGCATAGCAAAAATGAAGTTAAGCCTGGTCAGGCTCGACATAAATAAGGACGATCCTTCCGCAGATGAGATAAAACTCAACTGTCCGCCTGAGAGCCTCAAAAACAAGTGCGTGGTGCTGGTGGATGATGTGCTCAACAGTGGGCGTACCATGGCCTACGGAATGAGTGTTTTACTAAATGCTGAAATCAAAAGGCTTGAAACTGCCACGTTGGTTGATCGTAGTCACAAAAGATTTCCTATTAGTGCCAACTACAAAGGCTTCGAGCTGTCCACCACAATAGACGAACATGTAGAGGTGGTGCTGGGCAAAGGGATGGGTGTTTATCTTTACTAA
- a CDS encoding Lrp/AsnC family transcriptional regulator — protein sequence MMSNLNVKLDKTDRKILEILQSNAKITNAQLSKEIGLSPAPTLERVKKLETSGLIKSYHAKLDTEKIGLGVSTFVQVTLKGHNKRNIDKFLDEINRIEDVIECHHITGSGDFILKVIAKDIASYQKLMLEKVSEIEVVDSLQSMVILATFKDSKVLPIPQ from the coding sequence ATGATGAGTAACCTGAATGTTAAACTGGATAAGACTGATCGAAAGATTTTGGAAATTCTTCAGTCTAATGCCAAAATTACTAACGCCCAACTGTCCAAGGAAATTGGACTTTCTCCAGCCCCGACACTTGAAAGAGTAAAAAAGCTCGAAACTTCCGGGCTTATCAAAAGCTATCACGCAAAGCTTGATACAGAAAAAATTGGTTTAGGGGTTAGCACTTTTGTGCAAGTAACTTTAAAAGGCCACAACAAGAGAAACATAGATAAATTTCTCGATGAAATAAACAGGATTGAAGATGTGATTGAGTGCCATCACATTACCGGTAGTGGCGACTTTATTTTGAAAGTAATCGCCAAAGACATTGCCTCCTATCAAAAGCTCATGCTGGAGAAGGTGAGCGAAATTGAAGTAGTCGACAGCCTCCAATCCATGGTAATTCTTGCTACCTTTAAGGACAGTAAAGTTCTACCAATTCCTCAGTAA